The Strix uralensis isolate ZFMK-TIS-50842 chromosome 23, bStrUra1, whole genome shotgun sequence genome has a segment encoding these proteins:
- the VAMP3 gene encoding vesicle-associated membrane protein 3, with translation MSASVPASSNVAAGSNRRLQQTQHQVDEVVDIMRVNVDKVLERDQKLSELDDRADALQAGASQFETSAAKLKRKYWWKNCKMWAILIAVVLLIIIIIIIVCSVPS, from the exons AT GTCAGCCAGTGTCCCTGCAAGCTCAAATGTGGCTGCTGGCAGTAATCGTCGTCTTCAGCAGACTCAACACCAAGTAGATGAG GTGGTTGACATCATGAGAGTGAACGTGGACAAGGTGTTGGAGCGAGATCAGAAGCTCTCAGAGTTGGATGACCGTGCTGATGCACTGCAAGCAGGAGCTTCCCAGTTTGAGACCAGTGCAGCCAAGCTGAAAAGAAAGTATTGGTGGAAGAACTGTAAG ATGTGGGCAATATTGATAGCTGTTGTTCTccttatcatcatcatcatcattattg TCTGCAGTGTGCCTTCATGA